A single Oryctolagus cuniculus chromosome 18, mOryCun1.1, whole genome shotgun sequence DNA region contains:
- the PPP1R14A gene encoding protein phosphatase 1 regulatory subunit 14A, with the protein MRGEGAQRAARGRPAEGMAAQRLGKRVLSKLQAPSRARGPGGSPGGLQKRHARVTVKYDRRELQRRLDVEKWIDGRLEELYRGREAAMPDEVNIDELLELESEEERSRKIQGLLKSCTNPTEDFVQELLAKLRGLHKQPGLRKPSPSDDGSLSPQQDRARTAPP; encoded by the exons ATGCGCGGCGAAGGCGCACAGCGCGCGGCGCGGGGCCGGCCGGCGGAGGGGATGGCAGCGCAGCGGCTGGGCAAGCGGGTGCTGAGCAAGCTGCAGGCTCCCTCGCGGGCCCGCGGGCCGGGGGGCAGCCCCGGGGGGCTGCAGAAACGGCACGCGCGTGTCACCGTCAAGTACGACCGGCGCGAGCTGCAGCGGCGGCTGGACGTGGAGAAGTGGATCGACGGGCGCTTGGAGGAGCTGTACCGCGGCAGg GAGGCAGCCATGCCTGATGAGGTCAACATTGACGAGCTGTTGGAATTGGAGAGCGAGGAGGAGAGAAGCCGGAAAATCCAG GGACTCCTGAAGTCCTGCACGAACCCCACAGAG GACTTcgtccaggagctgctggccaagCTGCGGGGTCTCCACAAGCAGCCAGGCCTCCGCAAGCCCAGCCCCTCGGATGACGGCAGCCTGAGCCCCCAGCAGGACCGAGCCCGGACCGCGCCCCCCTGA